Proteins from a single region of Neomonachus schauinslandi chromosome 10, ASM220157v2, whole genome shotgun sequence:
- the WFDC3 gene encoding WAP four-disulfide core domain protein 3 isoform X2, translating into MLSCLFLLKALLALGSLTSWVAAGEHVKAGECPPDKNPCRELCQGDESCPARQKCCSIGCGRVCRGDLPEGRKGDCPRAVRKQSCFQRCITDETCPGTKKCCTFGCNKLCVVPVSKPKLAESGGECPADPLPCEELCDRDESCPQGHKCCSSGCGHSCRGDIKGGRAGDCPHILVGLCIVNCMMDENCQAGEKCCKSGCGRFCVPPVQPPELATNPNWTLRSDSALETPVP; encoded by the exons ATGCTGAGCTGCCTCTTCCTCCTGAAGGCACTTCTTGCTCTTGGGTCCCTGACATCCTGGGTGGCTGCAGGAGAGCATG TGAAAGCAGGAGAATGCCCTCCTGATAAGAACCCATGCAGAGAGCTGTGCCAGGGGGATGAGTCGTGTCCGGCCAGGCAGAAGTGCTGCAGCATTGGCTGCGGTCGGGTCTGCCGAGGAGACCTTCCAGAAG ggaggaaaggagattGTCCCAGGGCTGTTCGGAAACAGTCCTGCTTCCAAAGGTGTATCACTGATGAGACTTGTCCAGGTACAAAGAAATGCTGCACGTTTGGCTGCAACAAGCTCTGTGTGGTCCCAGTCTCTAAACCAAAGCTGG CAG AGTCTGGCGGCGAATGTCCTGCCGACCCCCTTCCGTGCGAGGAGCTGTGTGACAGGGACGAGTCCTGTCCCCAGGGGCATAAATGCTGCAGCAGTGGCTGCGGCCACTCGTGCCGTGGAGACATCAAGGGAG GGCGGGCTGGTGATTGTCCACACATTTTGGTGGGCCTGTGCATTGTCAACTGCATGATGGATGAGAACTGCCAGGCCGGGGAAAAGTGCTGCAAGTCAGGCTGTGGCCGCTTCTGTGTCCCGCCCGTTCAGCCACCAGAACTGGCCACAAACCCCAACTGGACCCTCCGCTCTGATTCTGCCTTAG AGACCCCAGTGCCTTAG
- the WFDC3 gene encoding WAP four-disulfide core domain protein 3 isoform X1: protein MLSCLFLLKALLALGSLTSWVAAGEHVKAGECPPDKNPCRELCQGDESCPARQKCCSIGCGRVCRGDLPEGRKGDCPRAVRKQSCFQRCITDETCPGTKKCCTFGCNKLCVVPVSKPKLESGGECPADPLPCEELCDRDESCPQGHKCCSSGCGHSCRGDIKGGRAGDCPHILVGLCIVNCMMDENCQAGEKCCKSGCGRFCVPPVQPPELATNPNWTLRSDSALETPVP, encoded by the exons ATGCTGAGCTGCCTCTTCCTCCTGAAGGCACTTCTTGCTCTTGGGTCCCTGACATCCTGGGTGGCTGCAGGAGAGCATG TGAAAGCAGGAGAATGCCCTCCTGATAAGAACCCATGCAGAGAGCTGTGCCAGGGGGATGAGTCGTGTCCGGCCAGGCAGAAGTGCTGCAGCATTGGCTGCGGTCGGGTCTGCCGAGGAGACCTTCCAGAAG ggaggaaaggagattGTCCCAGGGCTGTTCGGAAACAGTCCTGCTTCCAAAGGTGTATCACTGATGAGACTTGTCCAGGTACAAAGAAATGCTGCACGTTTGGCTGCAACAAGCTCTGTGTGGTCCCAGTCTCTAAACCAAAGCTGG AGTCTGGCGGCGAATGTCCTGCCGACCCCCTTCCGTGCGAGGAGCTGTGTGACAGGGACGAGTCCTGTCCCCAGGGGCATAAATGCTGCAGCAGTGGCTGCGGCCACTCGTGCCGTGGAGACATCAAGGGAG GGCGGGCTGGTGATTGTCCACACATTTTGGTGGGCCTGTGCATTGTCAACTGCATGATGGATGAGAACTGCCAGGCCGGGGAAAAGTGCTGCAAGTCAGGCTGTGGCCGCTTCTGTGTCCCGCCCGTTCAGCCACCAGAACTGGCCACAAACCCCAACTGGACCCTCCGCTCTGATTCTGCCTTAG AGACCCCAGTGCCTTAG